The proteins below are encoded in one region of Caulobacter henricii:
- a CDS encoding TnsA endonuclease N-terminal domain-containing protein, whose product MILFGLAKPADPNGWASMSAIARVVLTPDGRPIRTIITGRRREVTGVYNSRKAKGGLVHESMNERAFFIHSEVDTTVVDYKSQPFRFEFVLDGAQRIYIADCVRQCADGGLEVVEVKHDHRALQDPEYSQKLEAVRQICKVLGWRFRVVHGAPLRERTTWNLNVEAVQLSRFAKYSAREVFAAAELCERTNGSIALGRLADELGERRLGLAQACAMMVGRFLEIDLNARRLADASVRLLAPAASVAGGLA is encoded by the coding sequence ATGATCCTGTTCGGCTTAGCCAAACCGGCCGACCCAAATGGCTGGGCCTCAATGAGCGCAATTGCACGGGTCGTGCTGACGCCAGATGGTCGCCCAATCCGCACAATCATCACCGGTCGTAGGCGTGAGGTTACCGGCGTCTATAACAGCCGCAAAGCTAAGGGCGGCCTGGTCCACGAGAGCATGAATGAGCGGGCTTTCTTCATTCACTCTGAGGTCGACACAACGGTGGTCGACTACAAATCCCAGCCCTTTCGGTTTGAGTTCGTGCTCGACGGGGCTCAGCGGATCTACATCGCTGACTGTGTCCGCCAATGCGCCGATGGGGGCTTGGAGGTCGTCGAGGTCAAGCATGACCATCGTGCACTTCAAGATCCGGAGTACAGCCAAAAGCTGGAGGCAGTGCGGCAGATCTGTAAAGTCCTTGGCTGGCGGTTTCGGGTTGTACATGGCGCCCCATTGCGTGAGCGCACAACATGGAACCTGAATGTAGAGGCCGTTCAGCTATCTCGCTTCGCGAAATACAGTGCTCGCGAAGTGTTTGCGGCAGCCGAGCTATGCGAGCGCACGAATGGCTCAATCGCATTGGGTCGTTTGGCGGATGAGTTAGGGGAGCGCCGACTGGGCCTGGCCCAAGCGTGCGCGATGATGGTCGGCCGATTTCTCGAAATTGACTTGAATGCGCGCCGCTTGGCTGACGCATCGGTCCGCCTCCTCGCCCCGGCAGCCTCGGTCGCGGGAGGTTTGGCATGA
- a CDS encoding helix-turn-helix domain-containing protein produces the protein MVDEEKHSRIKEALRLRGLSLSDIARAHEVKQSTVSLVSTGWRRSRRLESAIAAALDLAPEEIWPDRYI, from the coding sequence GTGGTCGATGAAGAAAAGCACAGCCGGATCAAAGAGGCCCTAAGGCTTCGCGGACTGTCCTTGTCAGACATCGCCCGTGCTCATGAGGTCAAGCAAAGTACGGTTTCGCTTGTCAGTACCGGCTGGCGACGATCGCGTCGCTTAGAGAGCGCAATTGCTGCCGCCCTTGACCTCGCGCCGGAGGAAATCTGGCCCGATCGTTACATCTAG
- a CDS encoding MucR family transcriptional regulator produces the protein MEDQNSNVIELTADIVANYVSNNVVSVADLPGLIRTTYAALAGIGSPAQVPETETIAKATPAQIRKSITPDALISFEDGKAYKTLKRHLTTQGLTVAEYKAKWGLPNDYPTTAPSYSEARSAMAKALGLGQGGRKAKAPPKARAKKT, from the coding sequence ATGGAAGATCAGAATTCAAACGTAATTGAGCTGACTGCAGATATCGTCGCGAACTACGTTTCTAACAATGTGGTTTCGGTTGCCGACTTGCCCGGCCTTATCAGAACGACCTACGCAGCGCTCGCAGGCATCGGATCGCCCGCACAAGTGCCGGAGACAGAGACGATCGCCAAGGCGACTCCTGCACAGATCCGCAAGAGCATAACACCGGATGCATTGATCAGCTTCGAGGACGGCAAGGCCTACAAGACGCTGAAGCGCCACCTCACTACGCAGGGCCTAACGGTGGCTGAATACAAGGCCAAGTGGGGCCTGCCGAATGATTACCCCACGACCGCCCCGAGCTACAGCGAAGCCCGCAGCGCTATGGCGAAAGCCCTTGGCCTGGGCCAAGGCGGACGCAAGGCTAAGGCCCCACCAAAGGCCCGCGCCAAGAAGACCTAG